The Apium graveolens cultivar Ventura chromosome 3, ASM990537v1, whole genome shotgun sequence sequence tcagtgatagtctgagctgatcacaatcgttttgcatctctctcagagcgcaactcaagcctgcatctactccatttatttaatgcgagtaaggtgcaacgacctcatgaatattcacgttgcaaacagaatttgcccggtgattattcatcatcaaatttattcactaccatcttaattatctgtattaagttggatttgcccttgagtttatagagcacacatctctctatttagcttcaatattgactcgactacgagtacgagtgataaatgttttactatcaaaccagacagtaaacacgtatcgtgttactacctctcatctgagcaggttttacgttattcattaaaacctataagattttaatatcatgttaAAAGAACTTCCCGTAgttcttatcattaaaaattcaattaccgaatttctcgaaaatatttacatggttcacacgaacctacatttatggctcacctactggtacaaccagaaaaggcccaaggaagaacataaatcttcaataaacccacattcagtgatccttgatcaactgatgcgttagggttaacaactttccggattctctccgaagttcagcataaatactgatatcaatattcgccgtattaagtatcacatggatcactataataggctcgtgtgtcaCTGCCGCAGCAGACCGACACCAACATGTGAAATTATTATTTAACTGGAGGAAAAAtccaaccagaaaaatataatttatgtgccgacccataacctgtactccaggcccattaggttttttaatgtggagaatcctgagcaattgtaaatctggttcacttcagctgcccacctcgtcacattatttaacaacaaacatgttactgcattctatccagtattacaagtttgtgatataactccattattaaagattaaacaataataattgatgcattatcatcactcaacaatgattaaaaaattaatcaccaaataatcaagttccatcatgaagggtcacatttatgtagccatatcatttaattgcatagcaatatcatgttatgaacttgcaaacatgcatgtaaactatagcatatatgattcttgtatcagtgtactaataattccaaaatcaattcagaattaagaaatcaatcaccatgttaacaaaacataataagctatccattaatagcaaaaacatggacgaattataaatttgggtttaatctaccaatttataatgatcaacccgaaagagatgtcaccaaatatgtccacttgaatataagttgatcataaatcaataaccattaaagcatcaatagccttataagaaaccaattatccaacaactttgtgcttacttttgcctcgtacctgttatgcttaaacaaagcaccacttaaaatcgaatttatattaatttcaagcacatggcaacaagtgatcaaagaaattaatgcactaaatttaatttaattaatgaggcaaataatgaccactcatatacccataaataaatccaatttaaacaatcaaattgacttttacgtctactcacaagaaagtatgaaaattgaaggaaactgctttaagattgttagcaatcttgtacgataaagacattgttatatatatatattgaatatataactacttcacaaaaacattgttaattcttaaatcacataagcatatgagaattaacaattaaattaggagaagggtttgagaaaacaaacagagattggatttaatctcgagtccagaaaactgtctccttaaagcagtttcgccccgcaccatccgtgtttagcgacctgcttcccaggataaaacgagatactagtataatcgatagatcgaatatactctcagcgaacttgaactgagcccgagaactatcaccggaatattggaaaaatttaagactaaagagaccaagaatgaaagagatgactcttattttcttgacttaataaaactggtgccctaagactctatttataaagagaggcttgaaaggacttgttttttttttcgatgtggtacatggtatttataagaaaaactaaggaataggtttgtgctactctcgatgtggtacaaagccacttttcatattaaaaggtaaaactttggaacatcagttctcattcaccttttactcattttgagcgtgttaatatgcgttggaatcccctcgaagagaagaatacgtttcaataaatacacaccactaacacataatgtgtctcactcatatagagtctcaaaatgattcacaacttagtctaaaatactaagtttgtccaacagaTTCTTCAACTGATACAATAATCAAAGATAGTTTATGCTCTATTTTGCGGACTCTCTTGTTTTCTCGTTGTACCCGTGTCGACTTGACATCGACACGGGTATATGgaattttgagtataattctttaTATTGAAACACGTGGATATGGGTATGAAAGTAGTGTATGATTCTTCATATTAAAACAGGACACTTAACTTTAAGCATATTAGTTCAATATGAATTTTGAGCTCTAATCGCAACTTGTTAACAGAAAGCGAGATCTCTGTGTGACGTGTTTTCGTGCTATATTAAGATTTACAGGTCATATAAAGTACTTTTCATCATGACCCTATAATCTATATTAAGATTGTATAAATTTTGAGTTGAGTGGCCAATCTTGGATCCATGTCTAAAGAAATTATAGTTTATACGAATTCCTGGATAGACCATATCTGAGACGAATGAGAGTTCAAGGATTAAGTCCTATTTTCTGAGGGGAAAGTTTAAATTTCATATCAGCTAAGTACCATTCTGAACTGGATAATGTTTCAATTGTTACCTGCAATATATCAAAAACTTTTTCTGCGGTGTATTTCTGATGAGGAGAAGCGCCTTTCTGTTGTAGTTTATCCGGGTGTAGGCACAGCATAGCCCTCTGATATGCTCTCTTCACCCCATTTCCCTCGATAATGTTCACAAGAGGAACTGGCTTCCATCCACTCTCCGCCCATAGAACCTGTACATATATAAATAAAAAGACGATAACTCATTTGCTTACACCTTGATCGAGTGACTGTAACACAAAGATATTGACATTTGGCAAAGGGTCTAGAGAGAAGCATGTATGCGGCAAATAAATACATATCATTAGCCGAATTATATGTCAAAGAAACGATGAGAGTATATACGTGTCCATCCATGCACATAAAACAATGATAGAATTGACCTAACAAAAGAGTAATGTAGGGTAAAACAAGACCAAACAAAAGAGTAATGCATATAAGACCAAGCTTGCTACACTCATGGCTCTCAAAACTGCATGAAATTTCTAATCTTACATATTGTAAAGTTGAGAGCAGCGAGCGAATGTTTCCTTTCTTCCCAGTTGCCCATTTTTGAATTTTAGCATCCAAAGCCTGCATTAGACATATTCCTAGTATAAAAactgtatttttataaataaaagcaaGCAAGAAATGAAAAAAATTACTTTTGTGGTCTCGTGATCTTCACTAGTTACTGGAAGATTGATCTGATCCTCAGATAGCTCCTGTATCTGTTTCAACATGCAAGTAAACCAGCTCAATGGAAAACATCAGTTGCATTTTGATTAAATTGGTAAAAGTAACACTAATGTGGTGAGAATACATGTGCGTTGTGCGATCTGATATTCTAGTGTCCGTCATATATAAAAGAAATTGCAGTTTTACTCGACCGATGTGAAGTGGAAGGATTTCATACCATGTAATTCATTTGAGATAGGTCATCTAGGTCTTCAACGGTTTTAACTTTAGAGCAATCAGAGGTCGGCTCTGCTAAGAAGGGGGAGAAATTTCACATGAAAACTTCTGATCAGATAGTTATCGAGTATATGCTTCAGAACTTGTCCAATCAGAGTAGTAATGCAATTTCAATCCTGGTACTTAAGAATGCCTCAAATACATTAAGCTTCTCAATATAAATGATATATAAGAGTTTTGCAAATATGTTCTGCCTTACTGACTGGATAGTATAGAGTATAAGCCATCTTTATGAATATAATTTATAACACTTGCAATATGCGGAATGATTGTTTGTGGCAACCAAACTTAATACCCTGGACATTTGCTTCTTCAAACTTAATACTTTCATATTTACACTGACAGCTGATTCAGAATAGGCCAGGCTAGCAGTGGGATGCATACCACTGCTATCAGAATATTTACGTTCTacttttatatattaaaaaaggTTCAAAAGGATGATAATACCAGAATTAACAACTTACCAGCATGTGAATCAGGCTCCTTATTAGAAGATTTTGCTGTGCTCGTAGTGATTGTAGGGCTATCAGGAAAATGGTATTTCTCCTGCTGTTCAAGTTTTTCAACCACCTGAAAAGACAGGAGGTCTTAGTTTACATTTAGCACCCAGAAAAAAGTTAAAACCAGATTGTTTAGAATGGAATAAGatagaataaaattatttaaggTGGATACCACAAAGGAAGCATCTGGCAGTTTGCTGGCATTCGGCAAATGCAGTTCAGTGTCCATCTCAGATGTGCCAACTTGCCCAGCACTTGCATCATTAACTTCTGTTCCGGTAAAATTTCCTTCCCATCTACAGCTCTGAGTTCGAGCCtctaaattattttttttctttgaaGTCGATTCTTGAGTAAAAAACTTGGCGAACTCTTTAACTTTTCCCCTAGCTCCACTTCTCTTAACATTTTCACTTTGACTTTTTGGTGAGCCTTGGCTTTTAGCTTTGTTCACTTCCTTTTTATGTGAACTGATTTTTTTCACTTCATATTCCTTAACGACTTTACTAGCACCAATATTTGAATTAGATAATTTGGCTGTTTTTGCTACATTGTCTCTTCCTTCTGCCTTAGCAGTAATATCTTCATTGCCTGCACCACAGCAACAATATAACATTTTAGTTGATTTTAATCCAGGTTTGCTTGAATTCCTAGATAAAACACATTGTACCTTGTACATTAATCTCATTGCGTAGGATTGAATGCGGACGCTTCAATTCTGGTTTTTGAGCTTCTTCCGTGAACACAGTAGCTTCGTTCTTGGTTTCTTCAGTCAAGCTTACCTCAGCTAGATAACTAGGTTTTGTTTCTTCACTTTTAGTACTCAGAACAGTATCGTCCAACTCATTTACTGTATTACGTCTAGTTAACAAAGTTTCTTGTGCCTGACTTCTAACTTCTTCCATAGGAAAGcggcatatttcttctttgttaTGGGTGTTTGCTTCTTCTAGATTCTCAAATGGCATTTTTGAGTTCTTCGAATTCTCTGATACATTGGGAGTTAGAGTTGGCAGTAGCTTGCTAATTGTGTCCTCATTAACTCTCCCTTTAGAGCTATAACTTTTATTAAGTGTATCCTTCTCTTTTGACTTTGATTTAATCCTTTGATGAAGAGGGATCACTACTGGTATCTCATATCGTGGCCACTTGTATATCGAGAAATGGAACTCATTAGTGCAAGCTGAAGCTTCGGTTGATTTTGAAAAGCCATTAAAATCTCTGCTCCTTTCTGTTTCATAAAGTTTGCTTGTGTAGGTTGATTCCTCTTTTCTTGGAGAATATTCATTTGACAAAGGGCTTGGGTGACTTGATGACCAAACATCACTTCTGAAATGGTCCTGTTCTTGCATTGTTTGGCTTGAAAACCGTGAAAGATGATAACTTGGAGAACTTCTTCCATTTGAACTACCTTCCTTCTTCTTAGATGAGCTACTTGAAGCAAATGTTGGATAGTCCATACTGTTGGTTAACGTCGCAGGAAGGCTAAAAAGGACAACAGAAGGAACACAAAACTGCGTGATCACAAGGAAGCATAAAAGAAATTCCAAATGAAAGACAAGAACTGAGTAACATACAACAAAATTTTTACTaagaatcaaagaagcaagaaaCAAGTGCAGGACAAAGTACTTCTAATGAAATTCAGAAAAGAGACAAAGGTAGAAATAATATCGATAATTTCACGTGATTATCAGAATGGCCAGATCTTTTCCTGCAAAGTTTATGTTAGACGACGAGGATACATTGTGAAAGAAAGCAGCTTATAGCAGTGAATCAAACTTAAGTTCATGTTAAGTAACCAGTCACACTAAAACCTTAAGGTAGTAGAGGAAGGCCCCAACATGATCTTATAATCTTTAACACAGAGGACAACACTCGTCTTTATCTAACTAAACTATGTAAAACAGAACATGAACCTTCAAAATTAACCAAATTTTTAGGTAGAAAAGAAATCACAAACCTAAAATGAGCAGGAAGTGAAGCCCCAAAAGGCTCTGATTTCGGTGGCAAAGGACGAGAAGGGCTCATTATTCGAGAACCAGGCAAAGAACTAACAAAATCCCTTCCAGGAGAACTGCAAAATTTATCACCACCTCTATAAatatcatcaaaaaaatcattgcACTGGTGATTCTTCCTCCTGATCACACTACCCTCTTCACCGAAAACCGGCTTTTCGCTACTAAAACTGCGAATGGACGTAGCATCTTCAGTACTCATAGCCCCATCAGAATTTTGAACAGAAAACCTCCTAGGTGGCCCGCCAAAAACATCATTAAAATCAACCTCATCAGAGTTTATTCTTCTTCTTGGTATACTGGTGCTACTAGTACTACTACTACTGGGGCTCTCATGTGATCTTTCTGCAGCATAGTTTAACAAGAAACTCTCTCTCTGGCTAACTCTTTCCATTTGCAATCAAATGACAATTTTGGCGCGAAATTCTTGTGAATTGTGAATATTATGGTATCTTAAAAATGGGTTTTGTAAAATCTTGCATGTTATGAATGAATCAAAGAAAAATTTTAATGTGATCTAGGAGTGGGTTAGAGAGGGGAGAATTGAAGCCACAGGCTTATAGATGGTGAACTAAGTGGTAGTCAAGCTATGGATAAGAAGAGTTCAAAAAATTAATGTAGTTTTTGCCAACAAGACAAACGAAGATTTTTTTGTTGGTTTTCTGGGACACTTGAGGGTCCATTTTTTTTTGCTTTCTTGGCGCCTATCTCATATACATTTACAGTGAGAAAGTTACATGGAGACCACTTTTTCAtcggagaccttggagaccacatatgttctgcaatcaaaacactttaaaataaattattttatgaaGAATGTTTTACAagtatcactaattcattaaaattgttgaagatcatttaagtttaataagtaaaatttgtatgttctgcaagctaaacaaatgttctgcaaacttGACATAttttgcagaataaaatatttttgtaatgttttacatgcggtacatatatgatattcaaaattttgaataaaataaggatTTTGGTGGTGCATGATTCGCAAAATAATATGGTTTACAATGTTTTTGTGCAATATTTTGCTTGCAGAACATaagtggtctccaaggtctccaaAAAAAATTGGTCTCCATATAACTTAACTCTACATTTATGTATATTTGCTTTTCTTAATACTGCGGAGTTTGAACAAAAACTGAAAAGTTGTTTGATAccaatatttcataattttttgttTCTAGTAATGATTTATACCCCCTTactattatataataatataacaaaataaatgaaataaatagCACGGGCAACCCATCCTATAAACACCAAATTCAAATCATACCACCGAAATTCCCTTACTCCAATTATATATACGACGATATAATAATATACATGGTTAAAAAAGTAATGCAATTCAACATCAGTCTGCATATTTGTTACAATAATATTGTAACAAATgatcaaaataaatataatattgaAATAAcatcaaaaattaaaatatataaacatTAGAAAATTAGAAAAAGTAAAATTTAAAAACTCGTTTATAATCTAGCATTATATAATAGAGAAAACTGGACATGGATGTGGCCTGAGATTATAagaattttgaataaaattttaAATGGGTAGTTTTGTAATTTTAAGTCAACCCCTGTATTTACAAAAATACCCCTACTATCTCAGCCAGAACTCAAGGACAACCTCGGGCGCATCAATTTCTGTATAATATACACAGGAGGATATACACACACGCAACCAGCCGCGCCTAAATACGCCGCCACGCCATGAGCAGCGCCGTCTTGAGCCTGCCGGTAAAACGAATAGATTTGTATGCCAACGACGATAGCATGCCGCCGGAGAAGCGTGCGAAGAAGATGGGTGACAGCGGTACGCGATGATTTATGTTCGATGACTTTTCATGTTATTAATCTGATTGCTATAATCGTTCAATCAATCAATAATCTCTAATTCATTAATTTTGAGTTAACCTAATAttgctttcttttcttttattttgttgGGGGGTAGCAATGGAGCTGCAACTTATTGCTGACACATATGATGCACATTGTATGATCTGTGGATGTAATACTGATCACGATCAATTTGGCTGCCCTGAGAGACCGAAGATGATGGCAATGGCCTGTGCTGTATGTCTTCAACCCTGTGTAATCAAAGAGCATCAAGATATGCCCGAGATTCGTAAACTCATATTCTGTGCCCGTTGTGATGTCATTGGTGATCACTGGAGCGACGACTGTCCTGATCCAATATTCGACGAATGCGATTTCTTCTAATCACGAACAGTATAGTATGGACTGCATACAAATGTTTACGAGTTGATGGAGTTCATGTCATATGTGTTGTTATTATGGAGCAATACAGACTGTAACGAAAAATAAGAACATATAGGTGCAAATCTAGCAAGGCAAAACAGATGACCTCCAAAACGATTAAATTAAATCATTCCTCCACCAAAATGCTGTTTTCTCATATGAAAACGTGGCGCTGCCACGAAAGAAAAGTAAAGAGTGGAAAATAACGCGCACATATCTGACTTGCAAGTTTTAACCATCTGTAACTGTGAATGGATGGGAAGCTGAGACACATATATTGTTCACCGTAAAGTATAATCAACCAGTCAAAAGATTACCTGCATCCAACTAAGATTTGCAAGAGCTAAATGTATGCTTAGCGTGTACTCAATGAGGAAGATACCTTGTATCAGTTAGTTCTTAACTTCCTTTTGAATTTGTTTCCCAGTCAGAACCATCTGGAAAAGCATCCAATGCATCTTGTTTGCCATCAACATAAAATTCGACAACTGCTTGCATTCTGTATAGCTTATCCGGGTGGTAATTTACATGAACTGTAAccggcttcaactttttcagatTACTATCTTTCCTAACGGTCTTAAAAAGAACCTTACTATTCATAAAGAGATAGAAGTCCATGGTTCTTTTGGCAATGTGAAGCCCATTGTACCCAGGATGTGAAGGGAAAAAGAGCTCTTCGTTAAAAACAGCCTGATCCCAAGACTTTGGTTCCTTGGCAAGCCGGTTAGCGACACGATCAAGAAGCTCGATTGAAGGAATTGTAGGTCTGATATAAAATAAGCCAGagttgtacacccaaatacgcATTGTGTGGGCGTATCGCGCCCAACCCATTGCAGGTTCATCAAAGACATCATCATATCCATATGCTGTCATATTATTGTGACCATCAGTCATTGACTCCACATCTGAATCGCGATATATATGATGGAACGGGTTTTGCAAATATACTATATCAACATCTGACAGAAGCACACTGTAACCTAGCTGCAAAAACTCCCTCAAGATGCGGAACTTAAGTCCGGAAACGGCATGGTTACTACCACCCCTTGCAATCACGTCCACATCCTCATCAGGATCTCTCTTGTACACATGAACGCCATTTGATTTACAAAATTCTGCTACAGCATCATCGAGAGCTACTACCAGATAATTTAATATACCCGATTTCTTAATGCTAGTGACCTGTACCTCCAACATAGGTTTGACATTTGTATTAGCAAGTACAACTATAAGCTCTTTCCGGACAGCAACTTCTGTCAAAATCTTGGCCAGTCTAGGATTTGCAGATTCGTCAGGTATTACAGTTGGGTTAGTTCTCAAACTCTTGACTGTACCAAAAGGACCAGCTTTATATGGTTTACCCAACACCATAAACTGCTCCTGTGCATGATCTTTTCCCAGATCAGCCAATCGTAGCTTTTCAGTGAGTTCGTCAACCTGTTTTTTCAACTCAATATTCTTGTCTGACAACCCCATAATATCAGATTTCAATCTATTGACCTTCTCAGGCGATTCACATGAGGATGATCCCATCTATgaaacaaaaacacaaaatttaAATCCATTACACGACCCTCAGCATCACATTATCCGATTTCCCTATACATTTATAACATTCGCAATCAAATCCAAATAGGCAGCTTAAAAAACTAAAAGATTCAGCTAAACTAATCTAGTAAAAATATGTTGCAACATTTACCCCATTAAAGCTATCCCAAGGTTCAAACTTGAAACCCATAAGTTCGATAATCCACTAATTCTACTGTTTCTCGTATAGCAATCTACATCCTAACCAAAATCCCAGATATCAATTAACAAAGACTACATTGTACCCAAACTTTAAACAAAGTTACAACCTTTAACAATCAAGAAAGAATATACAAAGGTCAACCACACCGATATCAATTAACAAAGACCACATTGTATCCTAACTCGAAATAAAGCTACAATCTTTAACaatcaagaaaaccaagaaagAACATACAAAGGCCAACCACACCGATATCAATTAAGAAAGACCACATTGCATCCTAACTCGAAACAAAGCTACAACCTTTAACAATCAAGAAACCCAAAAAAGAATATACAAACTCAACCACGCTTCATTGACCACTAATCATAACATGGGTACTACAAATTCACAAAAGATCATCACTTTACAAGCAAATATATAATTCAACATACAAACTAAAATGGGGGTGCATAAAAAATCAGGAAAACAGaataaaactaaaaaaaataatattggACAAAAGACTACATTCCACCCAAACTCGAAACAAAGTTACAACCTTTAACAATCAAAAAAACCAAGAACGAAATATACAAAGGTCAACCACACCGATATCAATTAACAAAGACCACATTGCATCCTAACTCGAAACAAAGCTACAATCTTTAACAATCAAGAAACACAAAAAAGAATATACAAACTCAACCACACTTCATTTACCACTAAACATAACATGGGTACTACAAATTCACAAAAGATCATCACTTTACAAGCAAATATATAATTCAACATACAAACTAAAATGGGGGTGCatagaaaatcaagaaaacagCTTAAAACTAAAAAAACAAAATTGAACAAAGGACTACATTCTACCCAAACTCGAAACAAAGTTATCAAAATAACCAAGAAAGAACATACAAAGGTCAACCACACCGATATCAATTAACAAAGACCACATTGCATCCTAACTCGAAACAAAGCTACAATCTTTAACAATCAAGAAACCCAAAAAAGAACATACAAACTCAACCACACTTCATTTACCACTAAACATAACATGGGTACTACAAATTCACAAAAGATCATCACTTTACAAGAATATATGTAACTCAGCATACAAACTAAAATGGGGGtgcataaaaaatcaagaaagcAGCATAAAACTAAAATAGAAAGAGAGATCAATTTAGAACCTGTAGATTAGATTTGGAGAGAGGGAGAGTATTGTAAGAAGAGGGAGAGTAAAAGAGACCATGAGGGAATAAAAAGGCAAAGATGCAACCCATTATTATTCCAATCAAAATGGCAACACCAATTCTTCTAGATCCAAacactgatgatgatgatgatgatgatcctTTGTCTTTGCGCCCACCCATCATTCTTGATTAGTATTGTTTATATGAATGTATCAAGTGTTGAGGCTCAAGAATTGAATTGGGTTAAATGGGTGTGTTTTATTGTTCTAGTATCATCAGTGGAACGGAGAGATTGTGATTTGAGAAGGGTCTTCGCTGGGGGTTGTTGAAAGTTGATATATTGAATGGGGTGATTAGTTTTAACTTTTAATTAGTTTTGCTTAATCAATCAGTTGGGTTGGCTGGCTGGCTGGTTCAGCATCTTATTCAAAACTGTACATTTTTTTATTTAACTTTTAAGACCAGAATCTAATTCAGGTAACCAAATTTACAATTTTATCTACCTATCTACTTCATTTTGTGATTAAAAAAATAgttgatttttttttgaattaatgagttattttgaatttaaatattttttatgaCTGTTTATTAATGaatgattttgatttatttttttttaaaaaaatcttcAAATAGTTGAAGAATATTTATTCTGTAAAAggtcaaaatatttttaaataacgTAACGTATACAATGTAAATGAATTGACGAATTGTATAACTACAAACATTTTTATGTACCGtgtattttatttttatcccaTAATGGTACAAAAATGTACATAACTGGAACAAGTCATTTAGTAACTTAAcattatttttgaaataaaaatgaaattttgATCAATTATTAAATACGGATATTTAGCATGTCTTTTTGGACCCACACaacaaaattcaaaataaaaaaaactgtTAAGAACTTTTTAAGTTTGGTAGAGTACAAATT is a genomic window containing:
- the LOC141711463 gene encoding J domain-containing protein required for chloroplast accumulation response 1-like isoform X2, coding for MERVSQRESFLLNYAAERSHESPSSSSTSSTSIPRRRINSDEVDFNDVFGGPPRRFSVQNSDGAMSTEDATSIRSFSSEKPVFGEEGSVIRRKNHQCNDFFDDIYRGGDKFCSSPGRDFVSSLPGSRIMSPSRPLPPKSEPFGASLPAHFSLPATLTNSMDYPTFASSSSSKKKEGSSNGRSSPSYHLSRFSSQTMQEQDHFRSDVWSSSHPSPLSNEYSPRKEESTYTSKLYETERSRDFNGFSKSTEASACTNEFHFSIYKWPRYEIPVVIPLHQRIKSKSKEKDTLNKSYSSKGRVNEDTISKLLPTLTPNVSENSKNSKMPFENLEEANTHNKEEICRFPMEEVRSQAQETLLTRRNTVNELDDTVLSTKSEETKPSYLAEVSLTEETKNEATVFTEEAQKPELKRPHSILRNEINVQGNEDITAKAEGRDNVAKTAKLSNSNIGASKVVKEYEVKKISSHKKEVNKAKSQGSPKSQSENVKRSGARGKVKEFAKFFTQESTSKKKNNLEARTQSCRWEGNFTGTEVNDASAGQVGTSEMDTELHLPNASKLPDASFVVVEKLEQQEKYHFPDSPTITTSTAKSSNKEPDSHAAEPTSDCSKVKTVEDLDDLSQMNYMIQELSEDQINLPVTSEDHETTKALDAKIQKWATGKKGNIRSLLSTLQYVLWAESGWKPVPLVNIIEGNGVKRAYQRAMLCLHPDKLQQKGASPHQKYTAEKVFDILQVAKHGWCGAKLL
- the LOC141711463 gene encoding J domain-containing protein required for chloroplast accumulation response 1-like isoform X1, which produces MERVSQRESFLLNYAAERSHESPSSSSTSSTSIPRRRINSDEVDFNDVFGGPPRRFSVQNSDGAMSTEDATSIRSFSSEKPVFGEEGSVIRRKNHQCNDFFDDIYRGGDKFCSSPGRDFVSSLPGSRIMSPSRPLPPKSEPFGASLPAHFSLPATLTNSMDYPTFASSSSSKKKEGSSNGRSSPSYHLSRFSSQTMQEQDHFRSDVWSSSHPSPLSNEYSPRKEESTYTSKLYETERSRDFNGFSKSTEASACTNEFHFSIYKWPRYEIPVVIPLHQRIKSKSKEKDTLNKSYSSKGRVNEDTISKLLPTLTPNVSENSKNSKMPFENLEEANTHNKEEICRFPMEEVRSQAQETLLTRRNTVNELDDTVLSTKSEETKPSYLAEVSLTEETKNEATVFTEEAQKPELKRPHSILRNEINVQGNEDITAKAEGRDNVAKTAKLSNSNIGASKVVKEYEVKKISSHKKEVNKAKSQGSPKSQSENVKRSGARGKVKEFAKFFTQESTSKKKNNLEARTQSCRWEGNFTGTEVNDASAGQVGTSEMDTELHLPNASKLPDASFVVVEKLEQQEKYHFPDSPTITTSTAKSSNKEPDSHAAEPTSDCSKVKTVEDLDDLSQMNYMIQELSEDQINLPVTSEDHETTKALDAKIQKWATGKKGNIRSLLSTLQYVLWAESGWKPVPLVNIIEGNGVKRAYQRAMLCLHPDKLQQKGASPHQKYTAEKVFDILQEAWDQFNLLGPI
- the LOC141711463 gene encoding J domain-containing protein required for chloroplast accumulation response 1-like isoform X3 is translated as MERVSQRESFLLNYAAERSHESPSSSSTSSTSIPRRRINSDEVDFNDVFGGPPRRFSVQNSDGAMSTEDATSIRSFSSEKPVFGEEGSVIRRKNHQCNDFFDDIYRGGDKFCSSPGRDFVSSLPGSRIMSPSRPLPPKSEPFGASLPAHFSLPATLTNSMDYPTFASSSSSKKKEGSSNGRSSPSYHLSRFSSQTMQEQDHFRSDVWSSSHPSPLSNEYSPRKEESTYTSKLYETERSRDFNGFSKSTEASACTNEFHFSIYKWPRYEIPVVIPLHQRIKSKSKEKDTLNKSYSSKGRVNEDTISKLLPTLTPNVSENSKNSKMPFENLEEANTHNKEEICRFPMEEVRSQAQETLLTRRNTVNELDDTVLSTKSEETKPSYLAEVSLTEETKNEATVFTEEAQKPELKRPHSILRNEINVQGNEDITAKAEGRDNVAKTAKLSNSNIGASKVVKEYEVKKISSHKKEVNKAKSQGSPKSQSENVKRSGARGKVKEFAKFFTQESTSKKKNNLEARTQSCRWEGNFTGTEVNDASAGQVGTSEMDTELHLPNASKLPDASFVVVEKLEQQEKYHFPDSPTITTSTAKSSNKEPDSHAEPTSDCSKVKTVEDLDDLSQMNYMIQELSEDQINLPVTSEDHETTKALDAKIQKWATGKKGNIRSLLSTLQYVLWAESGWKPVPLVNIIEGNGVKRAYQRAMLCLHPDKLQQKGASPHQKYTAEKVFDILQEAWDQFNLLGPI
- the LOC141711464 gene encoding arabinosyltransferase RRA3-like, with the protein product MMGGRKDKGSSSSSSSVFGSRRIGVAILIGIIMGCIFAFLFPHGLFYSPSSYNTLPLSKSNLQMGSSSCESPEKVNRLKSDIMGLSDKNIELKKQVDELTEKLRLADLGKDHAQEQFMVLGKPYKAGPFGTVKSLRTNPTVIPDESANPRLAKILTEVAVRKELIVVLANTNVKPMLEVQVTSIKKSGILNYLVVALDDAVAEFCKSNGVHVYKRDPDEDVDVIARGGSNHAVSGLKFRILREFLQLGYSVLLSDVDIVYLQNPFHHIYRDSDVESMTDGHNNMTAYGYDDVFDEPAMGWARYAHTMRIWVYNSGLFYIRPTIPSIELLDRVANRLAKEPKSWDQAVFNEELFFPSHPGYNGLHIAKRTMDFYLFMNSKVLFKTVRKDSNLKKLKPVTVHVNYHPDKLYRMQAVVEFYVDGKQDALDAFPDGSDWETNSKGS